A portion of the Cydia fagiglandana chromosome 7, ilCydFagi1.1, whole genome shotgun sequence genome contains these proteins:
- the LOC134665973 gene encoding uncharacterized protein LOC134665973, with product MKQSSSKLASRSNGYQSDDDTVRYKLNTEFFNNTNKAPIKPNKKQEHIEPDDGIRYMFPKVVLKNLAIDKKPKQKIKVNFWSSKQLLNKRKQDAKKETSNRRHTVAVPPHERLNDKPKNTAVKVRKQVSFLPSPLFSDNHVPMVTVPDDLTIHLNEEEANDLGEDLNLGISEQDAATKSKSSVLSKRKSRSLPTQTSPKSSKRKHSSDDSDGRSHGNENDLEFFSKYVVQKLRKMETNQRIYSENLINTVLMLGQLSKLNGKYKILEQ from the coding sequence ATGAAACAAAGTTCTTCAAAATTGGCATCAAGGAGCAATGGCTACCAGTCAGATGACGATACAGTGCGATACAAGCTGAATACCGAGTTCTTCAACAATACTAACAAGGCTCCAATAAAGCCGAACAAGAAACAAGAACACATAGAACCCGATGATGGTATACGGTACATGTTTCCAAAAGTTGTATTAAAAAATCTAGCCATTGATAAGAAGCCTAAACAGAAAATTAAAGTTAACTTTTGGAGCAGCAAACAATTACTCAACAAGCGCAAACAAGATGCAAAAAAAGAAACCTCAAATCGCAGGCACACAGTAGCCGTGCCACCTCATGAAAGGTTAAATGATAAACCGAAGAACACTGCTGTGAAGGTACGCAAACAGGTATCATTTCTCCCTTCTCCATTGTTCTCTGATAACCATGTAccgatggtgactgtacctgaTGACTTGACTATTCATCTTAATGAAGAAGAGGCAAACGATCTTGGCGAGGACTTAAACCTAGGAATATCAGAGCAAGATGCTGCAACTAAAAGCAAATCAAGCGTGTTGTCCAAAAGGAAATCCCGCTCATTACCAACTCAAACGAGTCCCAAAAGCTCAAAACGCAAACATAGCAGTGACGACTCCGATGGCAGGTCCCATGGAAATGAGAATGACCTTGAATTCTTCTCCAAGTATGTGGTTCAAAAGCTAAGGAAAATGGAAACCAACCAACGGATTTACTCAGAAAACTTAATTAATACTGTTCTCATGTTGGGACAACTCTCCAAGTTGAatggtaaatataaaatattagaaCAGTAA